One window from the genome of Rufibacter tibetensis encodes:
- a CDS encoding M56 family metallopeptidase, whose amino-acid sequence MPALLLYLLQVNVGLVLFYLTYQLVLRQITFYSLNRLFLLTGLVLSSLYPLVDVLSLFEEKKQIYQTFQTFSPNWVIHQMPTPEASGFDFWLIPVGVFWLGVGVMTLRFLGQLASLYTIHQKSKNASYRGFKYRKIQASLPPFSFGKTIYFNSGQHPERDWLPILQHEHTHVREWHTLDILLVEITTLFHWFNPAVWLLRKSLKQNLEFLTDQQTLKAGLDRKQYQFSLLQTTEASSLSFTSSFSYPSLKHRIMMMNKAPSSRAQHLRFVVALPLLAFSLVSLQGIATANSTPLWETSPQDGPAKKTISPQDDYDVFLRRNPSIDKVGWNQNTIYIHLKSGKTETYPRTAEGTAAAEKKYGTLPPPPPPPPAPPAAPDAALAPPPPPPPLNVELNSDFKKRNPTIKGLSVGDESLYVIFKSGEVESFDTTPTGLAAFEKKYGKLPPPPPPQRKSAPKTKTDN is encoded by the coding sequence TCCTCTACCTCCTGCAAGTGAACGTTGGTCTGGTTCTCTTCTACCTCACGTACCAGTTGGTCCTTCGGCAGATTACGTTTTACAGCCTAAACCGCCTGTTCCTTCTTACCGGGCTTGTGCTTTCCAGTTTATACCCCCTGGTAGATGTGCTGTCTTTGTTTGAAGAAAAAAAGCAGATTTACCAAACCTTCCAGACCTTTTCTCCAAACTGGGTAATACATCAGATGCCTACGCCGGAAGCCTCTGGATTTGATTTCTGGCTTATCCCGGTGGGAGTCTTCTGGCTGGGCGTAGGAGTGATGACGCTGCGCTTTCTAGGACAATTGGCCTCGTTATACACCATCCACCAAAAATCTAAGAACGCCTCTTACAGAGGATTCAAGTACCGGAAGATCCAGGCCAGTTTGCCTCCTTTCTCCTTCGGAAAAACCATTTACTTTAATTCAGGGCAGCACCCAGAGAGAGATTGGCTGCCTATTCTTCAACATGAGCATACCCACGTGCGGGAATGGCACACGCTGGACATTCTGCTAGTAGAGATTACCACGCTCTTCCACTGGTTCAACCCAGCAGTGTGGCTGTTGCGCAAGTCTCTGAAACAAAATCTTGAGTTCCTTACTGATCAGCAAACCCTGAAGGCTGGCCTGGACCGGAAACAGTACCAGTTCTCGCTTTTACAAACCACAGAGGCCTCGTCCCTTTCATTTACCTCTTCTTTTAGTTATCCATCTTTAAAACACCGAATTATGATGATGAACAAAGCTCCTTCTTCCCGTGCGCAGCACCTGCGTTTTGTGGTTGCCTTGCCATTGCTGGCGTTCTCGCTTGTTTCTTTGCAGGGCATCGCCACAGCGAACTCCACTCCTCTCTGGGAAACTTCCCCTCAGGATGGTCCCGCTAAGAAGACCATCTCTCCTCAAGATGATTATGATGTTTTCCTGCGCAGAAACCCTAGCATTGACAAAGTGGGCTGGAACCAGAACACGATCTACATCCACCTGAAATCTGGAAAAACTGAAACGTACCCCCGCACAGCGGAGGGCACCGCGGCGGCTGAGAAGAAGTACGGCACCCTACCCCCACCTCCGCCGCCACCACCCGCTCCTCCTGCCGCGCCAGATGCTGCCTTGGCACCACCTCCTCCACCTCCTCCCTTAAATGTGGAACTGAACTCTGACTTCAAAAAGCGCAATCCTACTATAAAAGGACTAAGTGTTGGCGATGAAAGCTTGTACGTGATTTTTAAATCCGGGGAAGTGGAGAGTTTTGACACTACCCCAACTGGCTTGGCTGCCTTTGAGAAGAAATACGGCAAGCTTCCTCCGCCTCCGCCACCCCAAAGAAAATCTGCTCCTAAAACGAAAACAGATAATTAA
- a CDS encoding ABC transporter ATP-binding protein — translation MADILTIQGLSKRYGTVQALDQLSINVPEGSIYGLLGPNGSGKTTTLGIVLDVINASAGTFQWFGQPISKNTKRRIGALLETPNFYPYLSGEENLRLSADVKGVDHARIPGVLQTVGLAQRKDNKFKGYSLGMKQRLAIGAALLGDPEVLVLDEPTNGLDPEGIAEVRQLILSIASQGKSIVLASHLLDEVEKVCTHMAVLRSGKLKAEGPVSSILATNDLVFISGGAPLEALLQIACTLPFVLEARQVKGQVQLALQPATDSSELNRAFFNQGIALGQIVVRKKSLESQFLEIIKADHA, via the coding sequence TTGGCAGACATTTTAACTATTCAAGGGCTGAGCAAACGTTATGGCACGGTGCAGGCCTTAGACCAATTGAGCATTAACGTACCAGAGGGCAGCATCTATGGCCTTCTGGGACCCAATGGCAGTGGCAAAACCACCACCCTGGGTATTGTGCTGGATGTGATTAATGCCAGCGCCGGCACCTTCCAATGGTTCGGGCAACCTATCTCTAAAAATACTAAACGTCGCATTGGCGCCCTGCTGGAAACCCCTAACTTCTACCCCTATCTTTCCGGCGAAGAAAACTTGCGCCTTTCCGCTGATGTAAAGGGAGTGGACCACGCCCGCATCCCCGGCGTGCTGCAAACCGTAGGCCTAGCCCAACGCAAAGACAACAAGTTCAAGGGCTACTCTCTGGGCATGAAACAGCGGTTAGCCATTGGTGCTGCGCTTTTGGGCGATCCAGAGGTGCTGGTGCTGGATGAACCAACCAATGGCCTAGATCCTGAAGGTATTGCCGAGGTGCGCCAGTTGATCCTTTCTATTGCAAGTCAGGGCAAATCCATTGTATTAGCTAGCCATTTACTGGATGAGGTAGAAAAGGTATGTACCCACATGGCGGTTCTGCGCAGCGGCAAACTGAAAGCTGAAGGACCGGTCTCTTCCATCCTGGCCACCAATGACCTGGTATTTATCAGTGGCGGAGCACCGTTGGAAGCTTTATTACAGATAGCCTGTACCCTGCCCTTCGTTTTGGAGGCCCGCCAGGTAAAAGGACAAGTACAGTTGGCGCTGCAACCTGCCACCGATAGCTCAGAACTCAACCGTGCCTTCTTCAACCAGGGCATTGCCTTAGGTCAAATAGTGGTGCGCAAGAAAAGTCTGGAAAGCCAGTTCCTGGAAATCATTAAAGCCGACCACGCATGA
- a CDS encoding ABC transporter permease: protein MTSLLRIELRKILPYSTFWVLLLLQCSLLFIFFYARGNVMVNGKMAGAELYQFPKLWMHLTYVSSFLNLIPGILIIILVSDEYAFRTLRQQIIDGFSRANVVQSKSAVILLLACVLAVYVFILGLGFGLYHRTGEGTSSVLTDAQFVLYYLVQLIGYMALAMLIAFLLRKTGLAILVFMAYTLVIERLIHWQTPDTLDKYFPMKVLGSLTPSPHSEVEQLMLGITDSLTALQALIPAMLYVGLFCFLSYQLLRTRDL from the coding sequence ATGACCTCCCTTCTTCGCATAGAACTACGCAAAATACTGCCTTATTCCACCTTTTGGGTACTGCTGTTGTTGCAGTGCAGCCTTCTATTTATCTTCTTTTATGCCCGCGGCAATGTAATGGTCAATGGGAAAATGGCTGGCGCCGAACTCTACCAATTCCCCAAGCTCTGGATGCACTTGACCTACGTTTCCAGTTTCCTGAACCTGATTCCGGGTATTTTGATCATCATTCTGGTGTCTGATGAATACGCGTTCAGAACCCTTCGGCAGCAAATCATTGACGGCTTCTCCCGGGCAAACGTGGTGCAGAGCAAATCTGCTGTCATTCTGCTGCTGGCGTGCGTGCTGGCAGTTTATGTGTTTATCTTGGGCCTGGGTTTTGGGTTGTATCATCGTACTGGTGAGGGCACTTCATCCGTTTTGACAGACGCCCAGTTTGTTCTCTATTATTTAGTACAACTGATTGGCTATATGGCCCTAGCCATGCTAATTGCGTTCCTGCTCCGGAAAACCGGATTAGCCATTCTGGTGTTCATGGCCTACACCTTGGTAATTGAACGACTCATTCACTGGCAAACGCCTGATACCTTAGACAAGTACTTTCCTATGAAGGTTTTAGGTTCTTTAACGCCCAGCCCACACAGCGAGGTGGAGCAACTCATGTTAGGAATCACCGATTCCCTTACCGCCTTGCAAGCCCTGATCCCGGCGATGCTATACGTGGGTCTCTTCTGCTTTCTTTCTTACCAGTTGCTAAGGACAAGAGATTTGTAA
- a CDS encoding bifunctional 3,4-dihydroxy-2-butanone-4-phosphate synthase/GTP cyclohydrolase II: MLDKIEDAIEDIKAGKVVIVVDDDDRENEGDFICAAEKITPEIVNFMATHGRGLICAPLTEERCDELGLELMVGRNTALHSTPFTVSVDLLGHGCTTGISASDRAKTILALADPKTDPASLGKPGHIFPLRARKEGVIRRAGHTEAAVDLAQLAGLAPAGVLVEIMNEDGTMARMPDLEKVAERFDLKLISIKDLITYRLQKESLIEREIAVELPTDWGDFDLYAYTQRSNNAKHLALVKGTWEEGEPVLVRVHSSCVTGDIFGSCRCDCGPQLHRAMEVIEQAGKGVIVYMNQEGRGIGLLNKLKAYKLQEQGLDTVEANLQLGFGTDERDYGVGAQILRDLGVTKMRLLSNNPRKRTGLIGYGLQIVEQVPIEITPNAHNQRYLTTKRDKLGHLILKK; the protein is encoded by the coding sequence ATGTTAGATAAAATAGAAGACGCAATTGAGGATATAAAAGCCGGTAAGGTAGTGATTGTGGTAGACGATGACGACCGCGAGAATGAAGGCGATTTTATCTGTGCCGCGGAGAAAATCACTCCCGAGATTGTCAATTTCATGGCTACCCACGGCCGTGGGCTTATCTGTGCCCCGCTTACTGAGGAGCGCTGCGATGAACTAGGTCTGGAACTGATGGTAGGCCGCAACACCGCTTTGCATTCTACTCCGTTCACGGTTTCTGTTGACTTGCTGGGGCACGGCTGTACCACTGGTATTTCGGCCTCAGACAGAGCCAAAACTATACTGGCTTTGGCAGACCCAAAAACCGATCCTGCTTCTTTAGGCAAACCTGGGCATATCTTCCCGTTGCGTGCTCGCAAAGAAGGCGTGATCAGAAGAGCTGGCCACACCGAAGCAGCAGTTGACCTGGCCCAGTTGGCTGGGTTGGCGCCGGCCGGGGTTTTGGTGGAGATCATGAACGAAGATGGCACCATGGCTCGCATGCCAGACCTGGAGAAAGTAGCCGAACGCTTTGACCTGAAGCTGATCTCCATCAAAGACCTAATCACCTATCGCCTGCAAAAGGAAAGCTTAATTGAGCGCGAAATCGCCGTAGAACTGCCTACCGATTGGGGCGACTTTGATTTGTATGCCTACACGCAACGCAGCAACAACGCCAAACATCTCGCCCTGGTGAAAGGTACCTGGGAAGAAGGCGAGCCCGTGTTGGTACGGGTGCACTCTTCCTGTGTGACGGGTGATATCTTCGGCTCTTGCCGCTGTGACTGTGGTCCGCAACTGCACAGGGCCATGGAAGTGATTGAGCAGGCAGGCAAAGGGGTGATTGTATACATGAACCAGGAGGGAAGAGGCATTGGGCTTCTAAACAAACTCAAAGCCTATAAATTACAGGAGCAGGGCTTAGACACCGTTGAGGCCAACCTGCAATTAGGCTTCGGGACCGATGAGCGTGATTACGGCGTAGGTGCCCAGATCCTGAGAGACCTTGGTGTAACTAAAATGCGGCTCCTGTCTAACAATCCGCGTAAACGCACAGGTTTGATAGGATATGGTCTGCAGATTGTGGAGCAGGTGCCCATTGAGATTACGCCTAATGCCCACAACCAGCGGTACCTCACTACCAAAAGAGACAAGTTGGGTCATTTGATTCTTAAAAAATAA